Proteins from a single region of Methanoculleus horonobensis:
- a CDS encoding TrmB family transcriptional regulator: MVAEIVPGLRALGMNEYEASVYSTLVGLQKATARDIHEASGVPRGRIYEILNDLARRGFIAVEEGSPTSYYVLEIDVVFDRLKEDYIRALDETREALKSLSVKPRLPPDSFFILRSGWAIENHLSSLFRRVKKSMVILCYDPEFLRKHYAAIKPLERKINLFVVVREKGDYAGISLPIYEARGTVLELLETPAVNESVMGQRRDECALLVDGRDFFVIATVGSGRHAVIGSDMPIIGYMQKTIVERLTGA, encoded by the coding sequence ATGGTTGCGGAAATAGTGCCCGGGCTCCGGGCTCTCGGGATGAACGAATACGAGGCAAGCGTCTACTCCACGCTCGTCGGGCTGCAGAAGGCGACCGCACGGGACATTCACGAGGCAAGCGGAGTCCCCCGGGGACGGATCTATGAGATCTTAAATGACCTTGCCCGCCGGGGTTTCATCGCGGTTGAAGAGGGATCCCCCACCTCCTACTACGTGCTCGAGATCGACGTGGTCTTCGACCGGCTCAAAGAGGACTACATCCGCGCCCTCGACGAGACCCGCGAGGCGCTCAAGAGCCTCTCGGTCAAACCGCGTCTCCCGCCCGACTCGTTCTTCATCCTCAGGAGCGGCTGGGCAATCGAGAACCATCTCTCCTCGCTCTTCCGCCGGGTAAAGAAGAGCATGGTGATCCTCTGCTACGATCCGGAATTCCTCCGGAAACACTATGCGGCCATCAAGCCGCTCGAGCGCAAGATAAACCTCTTCGTGGTCGTGCGGGAGAAGGGGGATTATGCCGGCATCAGCCTCCCTATATACGAGGCCAGGGGAACCGTGCTCGAGCTCCTTGAAACTCCGGCGGTGAACGAGTCCGTAATGGGCCAGAGAAGAGATGAGTGCGCGCTATTGGTCGACGGTCGTGACTTCTTCGTCATCGCCACGGTGGGGTCCGGGCGGCACGCGGTGATCGGATCGGATATGCCGATCATCGGTTACATGCAGAAGACGATCGTCGAGCGGCTCACCGGGGCGTGA
- a CDS encoding nucleotidyltransferase family protein: MRSREEIFAILQRLRDELSTRFSVSRIGIFGSVARGEQTETSDIDILVEFSRPVGFFTFVELEEYLSLHLGAPVDLVTPDALKPLIRERVAAEVAYA, encoded by the coding sequence ATGCGGTCCCGGGAAGAGATCTTCGCGATTCTGCAACGGCTCAGGGATGAACTCTCCACGCGGTTCTCGGTCAGCCGGATCGGTATCTTCGGCTCGGTCGCACGCGGTGAGCAGACCGAGACAAGCGATATCGACATCCTCGTCGAGTTCTCCCGACCGGTTGGGTTCTTCACCTTCGTCGAACTCGAGGAGTATTTATCGCTCCATCTCGGCGCTCCCGTTGACCTGGTGACGCCTGACGCCCTTAAGCCACTTATCCGTGAGCGGGTAGCCGCCGAGGTTGCGTATGCCTGA
- a CDS encoding serpin family protein: MNRRISGLLLLAGLIVIGCIVAGCTDTPQTTSGQSAPPAGQETPGPVAEGTGNVSAGNNRFAADLYRHLASDPGNAGKNIFFSPYSISSALAITYEGARGTTADEIGSVLHLPQNETLRRAGFAGLDAVLNDGDETYTLRTANALWAEETYPFLPGYVDTAARRYSANVTNLDFIGDTEASRETINRWVEEKTENKIRDLLPPGSVNPMTRLVITNAIYFKGTWVKQFDPAETTDEEFKVAPGETVRVPMMHRTDEDAIYGYAETKTLQALRMPYAHGNGTELSMLVLLPRDDNLTAAEEALDAGTLAELRKTLADRRVRVVFPKFTLETTYSLPQALAAMGMPTAFSGDADFSGMDGTDMLFISEVVHKVFVDVNEEGTEAAAATGVVMNIKSAPGGDTTPVFRADHPFVFLIVEEGSGTILFAGRVVNPESA, translated from the coding sequence ATGAACAGAAGGATCAGCGGCCTGCTGCTTCTCGCAGGCCTCATCGTGATCGGCTGCATCGTTGCCGGGTGCACCGATACGCCGCAAACCACGTCCGGGCAGTCGGCCCCTCCCGCCGGGCAGGAGACGCCGGGGCCGGTTGCGGAAGGCACAGGCAACGTCTCGGCGGGGAACAACCGGTTCGCGGCCGACCTCTACCGGCACCTCGCGAGCGACCCGGGGAATGCGGGCAAGAACATCTTCTTCTCGCCCTACAGCATCTCCTCGGCCCTCGCGATCACCTACGAGGGCGCCCGGGGCACGACCGCCGACGAGATCGGGTCGGTGCTCCACCTGCCACAGAACGAGACCCTCCGGCGGGCAGGGTTTGCCGGGCTCGACGCCGTCCTGAACGACGGGGACGAGACCTACACCCTCCGCACCGCAAACGCCCTCTGGGCGGAGGAGACATACCCGTTCCTCCCGGGATACGTCGATACGGCCGCCCGGCGGTACTCGGCAAACGTGACGAACCTCGACTTCATCGGCGATACCGAAGCGTCCCGCGAGACGATCAACCGCTGGGTAGAGGAGAAGACCGAGAATAAGATCCGCGACCTCCTCCCGCCCGGCTCGGTCAACCCGATGACCCGGCTCGTGATCACGAACGCGATCTACTTCAAGGGCACCTGGGTCAAGCAGTTCGACCCAGCCGAGACGACCGATGAGGAGTTCAAGGTCGCTCCGGGCGAGACGGTGCGGGTACCGATGATGCACCGGACAGACGAGGATGCAATCTACGGATATGCCGAGACCAAGACCCTCCAGGCGCTCAGGATGCCGTATGCGCACGGGAACGGAACCGAACTCTCGATGCTCGTCCTCCTCCCGCGGGATGACAACCTGACGGCGGCAGAGGAGGCGCTGGATGCGGGGACACTCGCCGAACTCCGGAAAACGCTCGCCGACCGGCGCGTCAGGGTCGTCTTCCCGAAGTTCACGCTTGAGACGACGTACAGCCTCCCACAGGCGCTCGCCGCGATGGGGATGCCGACGGCGTTCTCCGGCGATGCCGACTTCTCGGGGATGGACGGCACTGACATGCTCTTCATCAGCGAGGTCGTCCACAAGGTATTCGTCGACGTGAACGAGGAGGGCACCGAGGCCGCGGCGGCGACCGGCGTCGTCATGAACATAAAGAGCGCGCCCGGCGGGGACACAACGCCCGTCTTCCGGGCGGACCACCCGTTTGTCTTCCTCATCGTCGAGGAGGGTTCCGGCACGATTCTCTTTGCAGGGCGGGTCGTGAACCCGGAGAGCGCGTAA
- a CDS encoding glycoside hydrolase family 15 protein: MRDEGYKPIADYAVIGNLRTAALVGTDGSIDWCCYPYLDRTSVFAALLDARLGGRFRVSVPEVERGRQQYIEDTNILVTRFSNEAGTLVVTDLMPLFGSIRGRGGSFAPPELYRILDCEEGAVEVAVEWSPRFDYARGTTEIERVPNGWMATDGRDDMTLFGTQEGEVAEEADGHTLLAAFPMRAGERRVLIARWGTEDLTYVPEQAEAIVEKTGEVWQAWAHGSEPLHNEEWADGLLPLLVRSELVLKLLTNAATGAITAAPTTSLPEDIGGVRNWDYRFSWIRDSAMTAQALIALGHDEEAIDLLAWMERVSEIHAEEGPGLHLMYSIHGWTDLDEEELPHLEGYRGSRPVRIGNGAAKQLQLEIYGELLNTAYELLRRGYELPEKEMAFLSRVADEACSLRKEPDHGIWEIRGEERHYVYSKVMLWVALDRAVHLVDRYGLQGDKKRWARGATAIKRQILEQGYDAEVGAFVQSYGSKDLDAANLRIGLLEFLPFDDERVQGTIDATMEGLMENGLVYRYRVDDGIPGEEGAFGLCTFWLIDCLALSGRVGEAQPLFQRMVDRANHVGLYPEQFDPATGEFLGNFPQAFTHIGLVNSALYLAYAEGKPIPGHAPIGTPEHRAELEGGRVQKMPV, encoded by the coding sequence ATGCGGGACGAAGGCTACAAACCCATCGCCGACTACGCCGTCATCGGGAACCTCCGGACGGCGGCGCTCGTCGGAACGGACGGCTCTATCGACTGGTGCTGCTACCCCTACCTCGACCGGACAAGCGTCTTTGCCGCACTGCTCGACGCCCGGCTCGGCGGCAGGTTTCGGGTCTCCGTCCCGGAGGTAGAACGGGGGAGACAGCAGTACATCGAGGACACCAACATCCTCGTGACCAGGTTCTCCAATGAAGCGGGGACGCTCGTGGTGACCGACCTGATGCCGCTGTTTGGGAGCATCAGGGGACGCGGGGGGTCGTTCGCCCCGCCCGAGCTCTACCGTATCCTCGACTGCGAGGAGGGCGCCGTGGAGGTGGCGGTGGAGTGGTCGCCCCGGTTCGATTATGCCCGGGGGACGACCGAGATCGAGCGTGTCCCAAACGGCTGGATGGCAACCGACGGAAGGGACGACATGACTCTCTTCGGCACACAAGAGGGCGAGGTGGCCGAGGAGGCGGACGGCCATACCCTCCTGGCGGCGTTCCCAATGCGGGCAGGAGAACGGCGCGTCCTGATCGCACGGTGGGGAACCGAAGACCTGACCTACGTGCCGGAGCAGGCGGAGGCCATCGTAGAGAAGACAGGAGAGGTCTGGCAGGCGTGGGCTCACGGGAGCGAGCCCCTCCACAACGAAGAATGGGCGGACGGCCTGCTCCCCCTGCTCGTCAGATCGGAACTCGTCCTCAAACTGCTGACGAACGCCGCGACGGGAGCGATCACCGCCGCGCCGACGACGTCGCTCCCCGAGGATATCGGGGGCGTGCGGAACTGGGACTACCGGTTCTCCTGGATCCGCGACTCGGCCATGACGGCGCAGGCGCTCATCGCTCTCGGGCATGACGAGGAGGCGATCGATCTCCTCGCCTGGATGGAGCGAGTTTCGGAGATACATGCCGAAGAAGGGCCGGGGCTCCATCTCATGTACAGCATCCACGGGTGGACCGACCTCGATGAAGAGGAACTTCCCCACCTCGAGGGCTACCGGGGTTCGCGCCCGGTCAGGATCGGGAACGGCGCCGCCAAACAGCTCCAGCTCGAGATCTACGGGGAACTCCTCAACACCGCGTACGAGCTCCTCCGGCGGGGGTACGAACTCCCGGAGAAGGAGATGGCGTTCCTCTCCAGGGTCGCGGACGAGGCATGCTCCCTCCGGAAAGAACCCGACCACGGGATCTGGGAGATCCGGGGCGAGGAGCGCCACTATGTCTACTCGAAGGTGATGCTCTGGGTGGCCCTCGACCGGGCGGTTCACCTCGTCGACCGATACGGTCTCCAGGGGGACAAAAAGCGGTGGGCGCGAGGCGCTACGGCAATAAAACGGCAGATCCTCGAACAGGGCTACGATGCGGAGGTGGGCGCGTTCGTCCAGTCGTATGGGTCGAAGGATCTGGATGCCGCGAACCTCCGTATCGGGCTGCTCGAGTTCCTCCCCTTTGATGATGAGCGGGTCCAGGGGACGATCGACGCGACGATGGAGGGGCTGATGGAGAACGGTCTTGTCTACCGCTACCGGGTGGACGACGGCATTCCCGGGGAAGAAGGCGCGTTCGGCCTCTGCACGTTCTGGCTCATCGACTGCCTCGCACTCTCGGGCCGGGTCGGGGAGGCGCAACCGCTCTTTCAGAGGATGGTAGACCGCGCGAACCACGTGGGCCTCTACCCCGAGCAGTTCGACCCGGCGACGGGAGAGTTCCTCGGCAACTTCCCCCAGGCATTCACGCATATCGGCCTTGTCAACAGCGCTCTCTACCTTGCCTACGCCGAAGGAAAACCGATTCCGGGACACGCACCCATAGGGACACCGGAGCACCGTGCGGAACTCGAAGGGGGGCGCGTCCAGAAGATGCCCGTCTGA
- a CDS encoding TIGR03885 family FMN-dependent LLM class oxidoreductase yields the protein MAESTVTVGYHASHEQFPPGLLLDLAKRAETAGFRGILSSDHFNPWTPAQGESGFAWSWLGAALQATALPAGVVCAPGYRYHPAIIAQAAATLAEMFPGRFWVAVGSGQALNESIAGEVWPEKQERNDRLLASATIIRRLWAGETVTADVPVRTVSARLYTRPPEPPLLVGAALTPATAEWVGGWADGLITVAMPKRELAEVAGAFRRGGGEGKPMHLKVDLSYARDDDEARTGAWDQWRANVFPATVLETLREPGEFEAMGEFAEPAKVFGKIRVSADLEEHLRWLNDDIDLGFSHLFLHNVNRGQVEFIEDFGREVLPALTG from the coding sequence ATGGCAGAATCAACGGTGACGGTAGGATATCACGCATCGCACGAGCAGTTTCCTCCCGGGTTGCTGCTGGATCTTGCGAAACGTGCTGAGACAGCCGGATTTCGCGGCATCCTCTCCTCCGACCACTTCAACCCCTGGACTCCCGCCCAGGGGGAGAGCGGGTTTGCCTGGTCATGGCTCGGCGCGGCGCTCCAGGCGACCGCCCTTCCGGCAGGGGTGGTCTGTGCCCCGGGCTACCGCTACCACCCGGCAATCATTGCCCAGGCGGCGGCGACGCTCGCCGAGATGTTCCCCGGCCGGTTCTGGGTAGCCGTCGGGAGCGGCCAGGCCCTCAACGAGAGCATCGCGGGCGAGGTCTGGCCGGAGAAGCAGGAGCGAAACGACCGGCTTCTCGCGTCCGCCACCATCATCAGAAGGCTCTGGGCGGGGGAGACGGTCACGGCCGACGTCCCGGTCAGAACTGTCTCGGCACGCCTCTACACCCGGCCGCCCGAACCGCCGCTTCTCGTCGGCGCGGCCCTGACGCCTGCGACCGCGGAATGGGTCGGCGGATGGGCGGACGGCCTCATCACCGTCGCGATGCCGAAACGCGAACTCGCAGAGGTCGCCGGGGCGTTCCGCCGCGGGGGAGGGGAGGGAAAACCGATGCACCTCAAGGTAGATCTCTCCTACGCGCGGGACGACGACGAGGCGCGAACCGGCGCATGGGATCAGTGGCGGGCGAACGTCTTTCCGGCGACGGTGCTCGAGACCCTCCGGGAGCCGGGAGAGTTCGAGGCGATGGGGGAGTTCGCCGAACCTGCAAAGGTCTTTGGAAAGATCCGTGTCTCGGCCGACCTGGAGGAGCATCTCCGGTGGCTCAACGACGACATCGATCTCGGTTTTTCGCACCTTTTCCTCCACAACGTGAACCGGGGCCAGGTCGAGTTCATCGAGGACTTCGGGCGCGAGGTTCTCCCCGCGCTGACCGGGTGA